The Caballeronia sp. SL2Y3 genome includes a window with the following:
- a CDS encoding branched-chain amino acid ABC transporter substrate-binding protein: MNTKLHKVLPISAAAVLFATLATSAAADQVVKIGHVAPLTGGIAHLGKDNENGARLAVEEINAKGLTIGGQKITLQLDPQDDAADPRTATQVAQKLVDDKVVAVVGHLNSGTSIPASKIYSDAGIVQISPSATNPTYTQQGFKTTYRVVATDAQQGPALANYAAKNLKVKSVAVVDDSTAYGQGLANEFEKTAKSLGLKVVSHDATNDKAVDFRAILTKIKGENPDAVMYGGMDATGGPFAKQAKQLGLRAKVLAGDGVCTEKLADLAGDATDNVVCSEAGMALEKMEGGQAFAAKYQKRFGQPIQIYAPFTYDAVYIIVDAMKRANSADPAKILAAMPNTDYKGVIGQTSFDSKGDLKHGVISLYDYKAGKKTLLDVVKM, translated from the coding sequence ATGAACACCAAGCTTCACAAAGTGTTGCCGATCAGCGCCGCAGCCGTGCTGTTCGCTACGTTGGCAACGTCCGCAGCAGCCGACCAGGTCGTCAAGATCGGTCACGTCGCTCCGCTGACCGGCGGTATCGCTCACCTGGGCAAGGACAACGAAAACGGCGCGCGGCTCGCAGTCGAAGAGATCAACGCGAAGGGTCTCACCATCGGCGGCCAGAAGATCACCCTGCAACTGGACCCGCAAGACGACGCAGCCGACCCGCGGACCGCTACGCAAGTCGCGCAGAAGCTCGTCGACGACAAGGTCGTCGCAGTGGTCGGCCACCTGAACTCCGGTACGTCCATCCCGGCATCGAAGATTTATAGCGACGCGGGCATCGTCCAGATCTCGCCGTCCGCAACGAACCCGACCTACACGCAGCAAGGCTTCAAGACGACGTACCGCGTCGTCGCGACCGATGCGCAGCAAGGCCCGGCGCTCGCGAATTACGCGGCGAAGAACCTGAAGGTGAAGAGCGTCGCCGTGGTCGACGATTCGACCGCCTACGGTCAGGGTCTCGCGAACGAGTTCGAGAAGACCGCGAAGTCGCTGGGCCTGAAGGTCGTCTCGCACGACGCGACCAACGACAAGGCCGTGGACTTCCGCGCGATTCTGACGAAGATCAAGGGCGAGAACCCCGACGCCGTGATGTACGGCGGTATGGACGCGACCGGCGGCCCGTTCGCCAAGCAGGCGAAGCAGCTCGGCCTGCGCGCGAAGGTGCTCGCGGGCGACGGCGTCTGCACGGAAAAGCTGGCTGACCTGGCCGGCGACGCGACCGACAACGTCGTGTGCTCGGAAGCAGGCATGGCGCTGGAAAAGATGGAAGGCGGTCAGGCGTTCGCTGCGAAGTATCAGAAGCGTTTCGGCCAGCCGATCCAGATCTACGCGCCGTTCACGTATGACGCCGTGTACATCATCGTCGACGCGATGAAGCGCGCGAACTCGGCCGATCCGGCCAAGATCCTCGCCGCGATGCCGAACACGGACTACAAGGGCGTGATCGGCCAGACGAGCTTCGATTCGAAGGGCGACCTCAAGCACGGCGTGATCTCGCTGTACGACTACAAGGCAGGCAAGAAGACGCTGCTCGACGTCGTCAAGATGTAA
- a CDS encoding MFS transporter: MSDSTSASSARESNPSLAVHRSLPQATRQRARYATMAVFFIAGMMYASWGVHVPTVRDKFALSPGMLSLALFAVAGGSIFTMITTGSWIARAGTRAACMAGGIAMTVCGALILVVPSFWLLLIVLALFGAGMATLDVAMNAEASAVEEALGRPIMSSLHGMFSIGGMAGAAIGGTLLAHGLAPAAHLALAAGASLIVLLASMPSVLPHVPHHEAHAKASSSNRWRSGALWALGGLALVALIAEGAMYDWATVYMRDVVEASPSLSSAAYAAFSGGMAAGRFGGDAVRARFGAPQLVFGSAGLAFVGMVMALVVPHALVTMTGFTLMGLGLANMMPVLFAAAARVEGVTAAEGLAQVAGLAYFGLLLGPVLIGGVAQVSTLPIGLCVVAACCAAIALIGPRILRRLKI; this comes from the coding sequence GTGTCCGACTCGACTTCCGCTTCTTCCGCCCGCGAGTCCAATCCATCGCTCGCGGTGCATCGCAGTCTCCCTCAAGCCACACGCCAGCGCGCACGCTACGCCACGATGGCCGTCTTCTTCATCGCGGGCATGATGTACGCGTCGTGGGGCGTCCACGTTCCGACCGTGCGCGACAAGTTCGCGCTCAGTCCCGGCATGCTATCGCTCGCATTGTTCGCGGTCGCTGGCGGCTCCATCTTCACGATGATCACCACCGGATCGTGGATCGCACGAGCCGGCACGCGCGCGGCCTGCATGGCGGGCGGCATCGCGATGACGGTATGCGGCGCGCTCATCCTCGTCGTGCCGTCTTTCTGGCTGCTGCTGATCGTGCTCGCGCTGTTCGGCGCGGGCATGGCCACCCTCGATGTCGCGATGAACGCCGAAGCGAGCGCCGTCGAAGAGGCGCTCGGGCGGCCGATCATGTCGTCGCTGCACGGCATGTTCAGCATCGGCGGGATGGCGGGCGCGGCAATCGGCGGCACGCTCCTCGCGCACGGGCTCGCGCCGGCGGCGCACCTGGCGCTCGCGGCGGGCGCGAGTCTTATTGTGCTGCTGGCTTCGATGCCGTCGGTTCTGCCGCACGTGCCGCATCACGAGGCGCACGCGAAGGCGTCGTCCTCGAATCGCTGGCGCTCGGGGGCGCTGTGGGCGTTGGGCGGCCTCGCGCTCGTCGCGCTGATCGCGGAAGGCGCCATGTACGACTGGGCCACCGTCTATATGCGCGATGTCGTCGAGGCGTCGCCGTCGTTATCGAGCGCCGCGTACGCCGCATTCTCCGGCGGCATGGCGGCCGGGCGTTTCGGCGGCGATGCGGTGCGCGCGCGCTTCGGCGCGCCGCAGCTCGTGTTCGGCAGCGCGGGCCTCGCGTTCGTCGGCATGGTGATGGCGCTCGTCGTGCCGCACGCGTTGGTCACGATGACGGGCTTCACGCTGATGGGCCTCGGGCTCGCGAACATGATGCCGGTGCTCTTCGCGGCGGCGGCGCGCGTCGAAGGCGTCACGGCGGCCGAAGGGCTCGCGCAGGTCGCCGGGCTCGCGTACTTCGGTCTGCTGCTCGGGCCGGTGCTGATCGGCGGCGTCGCGCAGGTGAGCACGCTGCCCATCGGCTTGTGCGTCGTCGCGGCGTGCTGCGCGGCGATCGCGCTGATCGGTCCGCGCATCCTCAGACGCCTGAAGATATAA
- a CDS encoding HugZ family protein produces MNIPPQAPLHLLHRVSEGTLATHSRDPAGFPYPTALPFALTARHAPMLLISHLAEHTRNLQADPRAGFLVAHASSGSVLEGQRLTLLGTFEPAAKSDHEQLARRYLRYHPDAARYLALGDFAFWVLSTARMRFIGGFGAMGWLDGNDIDPLEPLSDDEEAALCALSETHPSRPADIRLLGIDRYGCDLLDSGARNRFTFDKPKLDAKELKAALIDCFERHA; encoded by the coding sequence ATGAATATTCCGCCGCAAGCGCCGCTTCATTTGCTGCATCGTGTTTCCGAAGGAACGCTCGCGACTCATTCGCGCGATCCGGCGGGCTTTCCTTATCCGACTGCGTTGCCGTTCGCGCTGACCGCGCGGCACGCGCCGATGCTGCTCATCAGTCACCTCGCTGAACACACGCGTAATCTTCAAGCCGACCCGCGCGCCGGCTTTCTCGTCGCGCATGCCAGTAGCGGAAGCGTCCTGGAAGGCCAGCGTCTGACTCTGCTGGGCACATTCGAACCTGCGGCGAAATCGGATCACGAACAACTCGCGCGGCGATATCTGCGCTATCACCCGGATGCGGCGCGTTATCTCGCATTAGGCGATTTCGCTTTCTGGGTACTGTCGACAGCGCGCATGCGCTTTATCGGCGGCTTTGGCGCAATGGGCTGGCTCGACGGAAATGACATTGATCCGCTGGAACCGTTGAGCGACGACGAAGAAGCCGCGCTTTGCGCATTGTCCGAGACACATCCAAGCCGGCCAGCCGACATCCGATTATTGGGGATAGACCGGTATGGCTGCGATTTGCTTGATTCGGGCGCGCGCAATCGTTTCACATTCGATAAACCCAAGCTCGACGCAAAAGAATTGAAAGCCGCGCTCATCGACTGTTTCGAACGACATGCGTAG
- a CDS encoding H-NS family nucleoid-associated regulatory protein: MPSYKELLAQRESLERQIEEAKSREYAEVLNEIKQKMADYGITLQELAGGRGAKAAKASRSRTGVAPKYRDPESGSTWSGRGKPPKWIAGQDRDSFLIGK, translated from the coding sequence ATGCCTTCATACAAGGAACTGCTCGCACAGCGCGAGTCTCTCGAGCGTCAGATCGAAGAAGCGAAGTCGCGCGAATACGCCGAAGTACTTAATGAGATCAAGCAGAAAATGGCCGATTACGGCATCACGCTTCAGGAACTGGCCGGCGGCCGGGGCGCGAAAGCCGCTAAGGCATCGCGCAGCCGCACCGGTGTCGCGCCGAAATACCGTGATCCCGAGAGCGGCAGCACGTGGTCCGGCCGTGGCAAGCCGCCAAAGTGGATTGCGGGTCAGGACCGCGATAGTTTCCTGATCGGAAAATAA
- a CDS encoding cation diffusion facilitator family transporter: MTLSTAHATEKHDVAVRTTWTSIALNSGLTTAQLAVGLIAHSQALIADGVHSLADIVSDLVVLIANRKAAAVPDVDHNYGHSRYETVASLFLGGLLIAVGIGMLWRAGVRIMNLGAIPPVHASALVVAIIVLVSKEALFRYMLRAAERVRSAMLVANAWHARSDAASSLVVALGIVGSIAGFRILDPIAAALVGFLVGRMGWTFAWDALQDLSDRALDESTTTDFRGILLGTPGVRDVHDLRTRKMGDLAIVDAHILVDPLISVSEGHYIAESARAHILADSRVIDALIHVDPESDAVNPLPGNFPLRSTVTKAVTAAFSEQGLTVDTLNLHYLKRGFDVEIVLPYAEQSETGPRLANVNLDALRQRLGARQIRVTQAVKVAATQPAQNASESGARF; this comes from the coding sequence ATGACACTTTCGACGGCGCACGCAACGGAAAAGCACGATGTCGCAGTTCGAACAACCTGGACAAGTATCGCGCTCAACAGCGGACTCACTACCGCACAACTCGCGGTCGGTCTGATCGCGCATTCGCAGGCACTGATTGCCGACGGCGTTCATTCACTCGCCGATATCGTTTCGGATCTCGTGGTTCTGATTGCGAACAGAAAGGCGGCGGCGGTACCGGATGTGGATCACAACTATGGTCACAGCCGTTACGAAACGGTAGCTTCGCTATTCCTCGGCGGATTGCTGATTGCCGTCGGTATCGGCATGTTGTGGCGCGCGGGCGTGCGCATCATGAATCTTGGTGCAATTCCGCCGGTTCATGCGAGCGCATTGGTTGTTGCCATAATCGTTCTCGTGTCCAAAGAGGCGCTGTTTCGCTATATGCTGCGCGCGGCCGAACGCGTGCGGTCAGCAATGCTCGTCGCGAATGCGTGGCATGCGCGATCGGATGCGGCTTCTTCGCTTGTCGTCGCGCTCGGCATCGTCGGCAGTATCGCAGGGTTCCGTATTCTCGATCCCATTGCGGCGGCGCTCGTGGGTTTTCTGGTAGGCCGAATGGGATGGACGTTCGCGTGGGATGCGCTGCAAGACCTTTCGGACCGCGCGCTGGATGAATCCACCACGACCGATTTTCGCGGCATTTTGCTCGGCACACCCGGCGTACGCGATGTGCACGATTTGCGTACCCGCAAAATGGGCGATCTCGCCATTGTCGATGCGCACATTCTCGTGGACCCGCTGATTTCCGTTTCGGAGGGTCATTACATCGCCGAGTCCGCGCGGGCGCATATCCTGGCCGATTCCCGGGTAATCGACGCGCTCATCCACGTCGATCCGGAAAGCGATGCGGTGAATCCGCTGCCCGGCAATTTTCCGCTGCGTTCCACGGTGACGAAGGCGGTTACCGCTGCGTTTTCGGAACAGGGGTTAACCGTCGATACACTGAACCTGCACTATCTGAAGCGCGGCTTCGACGTGGAAATTGTTCTGCCGTACGCGGAACAAAGCGAGACGGGGCCCCGACTCGCGAATGTGAATCTGGACGCGCTCAGGCAACGACTCGGCGCGCGTCAGATTCGCGTGACGCAGGCTGTCAAAGTGGCCGCGACTCAACCGGCACAAAACGCATCGGAGTCAGGCGCGCGCTTCTAA
- a CDS encoding Lrp/AsnC family transcriptional regulator encodes MTLDTFSQKILRLLQLDARRSVQEISDQVGLSSTPCWRRIKDMEQSGVIQRYTALLDREKLGLHVCALAHIHLTRHTEGGVEQFEREIATCPEVTECYSTTGESDYILKIVAPDIKAYDAFLHDRIFKIPAVAQVRTSVVLREIKFDTQLPL; translated from the coding sequence TTGACTCTCGATACATTTTCACAAAAGATCCTGCGTCTCCTGCAACTGGACGCTCGCCGCTCCGTTCAGGAAATCTCCGATCAGGTCGGGCTGTCGAGTACGCCGTGCTGGCGCCGTATCAAGGACATGGAGCAGTCCGGCGTCATTCAGCGTTATACGGCGCTGCTCGACCGCGAAAAGCTCGGGCTGCACGTCTGCGCGCTCGCGCATATTCATTTGACGCGCCATACGGAAGGCGGCGTCGAGCAATTCGAGCGCGAAATCGCGACGTGTCCCGAAGTGACCGAGTGCTATAGCACGACGGGAGAATCCGATTACATCCTGAAGATCGTCGCGCCCGATATCAAGGCGTACGACGCGTTTCTTCACGACCGCATCTTCAAGATTCCGGCCGTCGCGCAAGTGCGCACGAGCGTCGTGCTGCGGGAAATCAAGTTCGATACGCAATTGCCGCTTTAG
- a CDS encoding exonuclease, translated as MNAIPEIYVSTDVEADGPIPGPHSMLSFASAAYTADKQLIATFSANLETLEGAAPHPVQAAWWKTQPEAWAACRTDLQKPEVALVNYVEWVEALPGKPVFVAYPAGFDFTHMFWYMMRFAQRCPFSWSALDMKTLAFAITGLPYRKAIKPRLPKHWFDDLPHTHVALDDAIEQGALFCNMLADLRAAQAALASSQAAASADEPTESDPEGKTPPAEPVS; from the coding sequence ATGAACGCAATCCCCGAAATCTACGTCAGCACGGACGTCGAAGCAGACGGCCCGATTCCCGGTCCGCACTCGATGCTGAGTTTCGCGTCGGCGGCGTACACGGCCGACAAGCAACTCATCGCCACCTTCTCCGCGAATCTCGAAACGCTGGAAGGCGCGGCCCCGCATCCGGTGCAGGCCGCGTGGTGGAAAACGCAGCCCGAAGCGTGGGCCGCATGCCGGACGGATCTGCAAAAGCCGGAAGTGGCGCTCGTGAACTACGTCGAATGGGTCGAAGCGCTGCCGGGCAAGCCCGTGTTCGTCGCGTATCCGGCGGGCTTCGACTTCACGCACATGTTCTGGTACATGATGCGCTTCGCTCAACGCTGCCCGTTTTCGTGGTCGGCGCTGGACATGAAGACGCTCGCTTTCGCCATCACCGGCCTGCCGTATCGGAAGGCGATCAAGCCGCGCTTGCCAAAGCACTGGTTCGACGACTTGCCGCACACGCATGTGGCGCTCGACGACGCCATCGAGCAAGGCGCGCTCTTCTGCAACATGCTCGCCGATCTGCGCGCCGCACAGGCGGCTTTGGCGTCATCGCAAGCGGCAGCGAGCGCTGACGAACCGACGGAAAGTGATCCGGAAGGTAAAACACCGCCCGCAGAGCCAGTGAGTTAG
- a CDS encoding MBL fold metallo-hydrolase, whose amino-acid sequence MKVTLVPVTPFQQNCSIVVCEATRRAAVVDPGGDIERIIAEVDRQGVTVEKVLLTHGHLDHCGGAKALADHYGVQIEGPQKEDAFWIDQLPAQSQRFGFANAQAFTPDRWLEDGETVQFGNETMEVFFCPGHTPGHVVFFSREHRLAFVGDVLFAGSIGRTDFPRGNHAELIRSIREKLWPLGDDVTFVPGHGPASTFGEERRTNPFVRDGVAA is encoded by the coding sequence ATGAAAGTCACTCTCGTTCCCGTTACGCCGTTCCAGCAGAACTGCTCTATCGTCGTCTGCGAGGCGACGCGCCGCGCGGCCGTCGTCGATCCGGGCGGCGACATCGAGCGGATTATCGCGGAGGTGGATCGGCAAGGCGTGACGGTCGAGAAGGTTCTGCTCACGCACGGTCATCTGGATCACTGCGGCGGCGCGAAGGCGCTCGCGGATCATTACGGCGTGCAGATCGAAGGGCCGCAGAAGGAAGACGCGTTCTGGATCGACCAGTTGCCGGCGCAGTCACAGCGGTTCGGCTTCGCGAACGCGCAAGCTTTCACGCCCGACCGATGGCTGGAAGACGGCGAGACCGTTCAATTCGGCAACGAGACGATGGAAGTCTTCTTCTGTCCCGGCCACACGCCGGGGCATGTCGTGTTCTTCAGCCGCGAGCATCGGCTTGCGTTCGTCGGGGACGTGCTGTTCGCCGGCTCCATCGGCCGAACGGACTTTCCGCGCGGCAATCACGCCGAGCTCATCCGCTCGATCCGCGAGAAGCTCTGGCCGCTCGGCGACGACGTCACGTTCGTTCCGGGTCACGGCCCGGCATCGACTTTCGGCGAAGAACGCCGCACGAATCCGTTCGTGCGCGATGGAGTCGCCGCATGA
- a CDS encoding septal ring lytic transglycosylase RlpA family protein, which produces MNARFIRHIASLFAVGVLAGCAAPGSGDVASYHQTTPTISMASARSNAPLAFDTNLSTVPADTANKSQSLSDAQPITDGPDVGTFEQQGKASWYGRWFHGRKTASGEKFDMNAMTAAHRTLPLASWVRVTNESNHKTVVVKINDRGPYVRGRVIDLSYAAAAALGMRGAGTQKVKIEGLTQQEVRAAREQSQSLADDSVN; this is translated from the coding sequence ATGAATGCTCGATTCATTCGACATATCGCAAGCCTGTTCGCTGTCGGCGTCCTGGCAGGTTGCGCCGCGCCCGGTTCGGGCGACGTCGCGTCATATCATCAGACCACGCCTACTATCAGCATGGCAAGTGCCCGCTCGAATGCGCCGCTCGCATTCGACACGAACCTGAGCACGGTTCCCGCCGACACCGCGAACAAGAGCCAGTCGCTCTCCGACGCACAGCCGATCACCGACGGTCCGGACGTCGGCACGTTCGAACAGCAGGGCAAGGCTTCGTGGTACGGCCGCTGGTTTCATGGCCGCAAGACGGCAAGCGGCGAGAAGTTCGACATGAACGCCATGACCGCCGCCCACCGCACGCTGCCGCTCGCGTCATGGGTGCGCGTGACGAACGAGTCGAATCACAAGACCGTCGTGGTGAAGATCAACGATCGCGGTCCTTACGTGCGTGGCCGGGTGATCGACCTGTCGTATGCCGCCGCCGCCGCGCTCGGCATGCGCGGCGCGGGGACGCAGAAAGTGAAGATCGAAGGCCTCACGCAGCAAGAGGTTCGAGCGGCGCGCGAACAGTCGCAGTCGCTCGCGGACGACAGCGTGAACTGA
- the rsmI gene encoding 16S rRNA (cytidine(1402)-2'-O)-methyltransferase: MLHITELAAGQQYPAGALYVVATPIGNAADITVRALHVLSLVDRIAAEDTRNTAQLLARYGISKPSIAVHEHNERSAAERVIEHLRSGERIACVSDAGTPGISDPGARLVDAVREAGLPVVPLPGPSAVVTALSAAGAWVNGFTFVGFLPAKAKQRASQLRTLAQHPTALVFYEAPHRIVETTRALADALGGERQLLIARELTKLHESLHRCTLAEGPTWLEGDANRQRGEFVLVVEGAPEAEDAEDAHDALLLTLLEELSVKSAARIAATLTGAPRNALYERALRLNKPAQE, from the coding sequence ATGTTGCACATCACTGAACTGGCCGCCGGGCAGCAGTATCCGGCGGGCGCGCTGTACGTCGTCGCCACGCCCATCGGCAATGCCGCGGATATCACCGTGCGCGCGCTGCATGTGCTTTCGCTCGTCGATCGCATCGCCGCCGAGGACACGCGCAACACTGCGCAACTGCTCGCGCGTTACGGCATCTCGAAGCCGTCCATCGCCGTTCACGAACACAACGAGCGCAGCGCGGCCGAGCGCGTGATCGAGCATCTGCGTAGCGGCGAGCGCATCGCGTGTGTATCGGATGCAGGCACGCCCGGCATTTCGGACCCCGGCGCGCGTCTCGTCGATGCCGTGCGCGAGGCCGGCCTGCCCGTGGTTCCGCTTCCGGGGCCGAGCGCGGTCGTCACCGCATTGAGCGCGGCGGGCGCATGGGTCAACGGCTTCACGTTCGTCGGCTTCCTGCCGGCGAAGGCGAAGCAGCGCGCCTCGCAATTGCGCACGCTCGCGCAGCATCCGACGGCGCTCGTCTTCTACGAAGCGCCGCATCGCATTGTCGAAACGACGCGTGCGCTCGCCGATGCGTTGGGTGGCGAGCGGCAGCTTCTGATCGCACGCGAGTTGACGAAGTTACACGAGAGCCTGCATCGCTGCACCCTGGCCGAAGGGCCAACGTGGCTCGAAGGCGATGCCAATCGTCAGCGCGGCGAGTTCGTGCTCGTTGTGGAAGGCGCGCCCGAAGCGGAGGATGCCGAGGACGCGCACGATGCGCTGCTTCTGACGCTGCTGGAGGAGTTGTCGGTGAAAAGCGCGGCGCGAATCGCGGCGACGCTGACGGGCGCGCCGCGCAACGCGCTGTACGAGCGCGCGCTGCGGCTCAACAAGCCGGCGCAGGAATGA
- a CDS encoding YraN family protein, with product MSKTLGDAFEARALHYLERQRMRLVARNVRCRGGEIDLVMVDEGGALVFVEVRARKSRRFADAATSIGATKRARLVRAAQHYLTTWRGALPACRFDVIAFDAGEIRWLPDAFRADES from the coding sequence ATGTCCAAAACGCTCGGCGATGCTTTCGAGGCACGCGCGCTCCACTATCTCGAGCGGCAGCGCATGCGCCTTGTCGCGCGAAACGTGCGCTGTCGCGGCGGCGAGATCGATCTCGTGATGGTCGATGAAGGCGGCGCGCTGGTGTTCGTCGAAGTGCGGGCGCGCAAGAGCCGCCGGTTCGCGGATGCAGCGACGAGCATCGGCGCGACGAAGCGCGCGCGTCTCGTGCGCGCCGCGCAGCACTATTTGACGACGTGGCGCGGCGCGCTTCCGGCATGCCGCTTCGACGTGATCGCGTTCGACGCGGGCGAGATTCGCTGGCTGCCGGATGCGTTTCGCGCGGACGAGTCGTAG
- a CDS encoding phosphoheptose isomerase, whose protein sequence is MSVERIQQQFRDSAALKLEALDTLAVPIAAAVDTLFSALANGSKILVCGNGASAADAQRFAAALIGRFERERPGLPAIALTTDSSILTAIGNDFAFEQIFSNQVRALGQAGDVLLAISASGNCVNVLAAVQEAHEREMVAIALTGDGGGAMTDVLADTDIHICVPSERTARIHEIHLLTIHCLCDGIDAMLLGED, encoded by the coding sequence ATGTCAGTCGAACGCATTCAACAGCAATTCCGCGACAGCGCCGCGCTCAAGCTCGAAGCACTCGATACGCTCGCGGTGCCCATCGCGGCCGCCGTCGATACGCTGTTCAGCGCGCTCGCCAACGGCTCGAAGATTCTCGTGTGCGGCAACGGCGCCTCGGCAGCGGACGCGCAACGTTTCGCAGCCGCGCTCATTGGCCGCTTCGAACGCGAGCGCCCCGGCTTGCCGGCTATCGCGCTGACCACGGATTCCTCGATTCTCACGGCCATCGGCAACGACTTCGCGTTCGAGCAGATCTTCTCGAATCAGGTCCGCGCGCTCGGACAAGCGGGCGACGTCTTGCTGGCGATCAGTGCATCCGGCAACTGCGTGAACGTGCTTGCCGCCGTGCAGGAAGCGCACGAACGCGAGATGGTCGCGATTGCGCTGACCGGCGACGGCGGCGGCGCGATGACCGACGTGCTCGCCGATACCGACATCCACATCTGCGTGCCGTCCGAACGGACCGCGCGCATCCACGAAATTCATCTGTTGACCATTCATTGCCTGTGCGACGGCATCGACGCGATGCTGCTGGGCGAAGACTGA